One genomic region from Cryptococcus gattii WM276 chromosome C, complete sequence encodes:
- a CDS encoding Inositol monophosphatase, putative (Similar to TIGR gene model, INSD accession AAW42306.1), with translation MAHTELDLDSILQFAIKLALDLVTEVDKAVEKFIVERIREAYPSHKFIGEESYEGQQITDEPTWIGDPIDGTTNFVHGFPMVATSIGLAHKGVPVVGVIYNPFLDQLWSAAKGRGAYLNQKRKLPITGSSKPLASLGQALIGVEYGMSRSPPALPRKVATFEKLTAHTDVGGKMCHSLRSMGSAALNIVLVASGGLDMYWEVGAGICILEESGGRCFGGKTADLSGEVDAKLMDIVLLQNEKSLDQQKKFAKEFYDCVEDFDP, from the exons ATGGCGCATACCGAACTGGATCTCGATTCCATCTTGCAGTTTGCTATCAAGCTCGCTCTCGAT CTCGTAACCGAAGTTGACAAAGCCGTGGAAAAGTTCATTGTCGAAAGGATTAGAGAGGCTTATCCTTCCCATAAGTT CATCGGAGAGGAATCATATGAAGGTCAGCAAATCACCGACGAACCCACTTGGATTGGTGA TCCCATTGACGGTACAACCAATTTT GTGCATGGATTTCCCATGGTGGCTACATCGATTGGTCTTGCTCACAAGGGTGTCCCTGTCGTGGGAGTCATCTATAATCCTTTCCTCGACCAGCTG TGGTCCGCTGCCAAAGGAAGAGGTGCATACCTTAACCAAAAGCGAAAACTCCCCATCACAGGTTCATCCAAACCTCTTGCATCTCTCGGCCAAGCCCT GATCGGTGTCGAATATGGGATGTCTCGCTCTCCTCCGGCCCTGCCCCGTAAAGTGGCCACTTTCGAGAAGCTGACCGCACATACGGACGTAGGCGGGAAGATGTGTCACTCTTTGAGAAGTATGGGATCGGCTGCACTTAACATAGTACTCGTGGCAAGCGGAGGCCTTGACAT GTATTGGGAAGTTGGG GCTGGAATCTGCATCCTCGAGGAATCGGGGGGTCGTTGCTTCGGTGGAAAGACTGCTGATCTTAGTGGCGAGGTTGACGCCAAATTGATGG ATATCGTTCTTTTGCAGAATGAGAAGTCCTTGGATCAGCAAAAGAAATTCGCCAAAGAGTTCTACGACTGTGTTGAGGATTTCGACCCTTGA
- a CDS encoding Hypothetical Protein (Similar to TIGR gene model, INSD accession AAW42636.1): protein MTIIHVVAFKTATPSTLGLLITSIRALKDNCLHPRTGKPYILDLRGGKQISTEGLDRGMQVVFVMEFENDDDLEYYLYKDPAHEQFKKSAKGEWEAIDVVALDFNNGKF from the exons ATGACAATCATTCATGTCG TCGCGTTCAAAACCGCTACTCCTTCCACCCTCGGCCTTCTGATAACAAGCATCAGAGCGCTGAAAGATAACTGCTTACACCCTAGGACAGGCAAACCTTACATACTTGACCTGAGGGGTGGAAAGCAAATTTCTACCGAAGGACTTGACAGGGGCATGCAGGTCGTTTTTGTGATGGAATTCGAA AATGATGACGACCTCGAGTACTATCTTTACAAAGATCCCGCTCATGAGCAGTTTAAA AAAAGCGCCAAAGGAGAATGGGAGGCGATTGATGTTGTCGCGCTGGACTTCAACAACGGGAAATTCTGA
- a CDS encoding Hypothetical Protein (Similar to TIGR gene model, INSD accession AAW42635.1) has product MPSVSGNVVNKVLKNYVAKQAPEDPLYTVTVNSKGKTKRQVRPLPEGLSKRDRKALKKIRKRAHYLDKGMNICGFRVGWTFFIGIIPGLGDAVDAGLNYCLVVKPAKKLDIPDSLLHKMLFNNAISAGIGLVPVAGDIFLAAWKANSRNALLLEAYLTIRGQEYIAGLRREPGVIDRAEAIEHGISPEELRNLFGPGAGMDHPVEDDRSNRGFFGGRKSKKDVVKK; this is encoded by the exons ATGCCTTCTGTTTCTGGCAATGTAGTCAACAAGGTCCTCAAAAACTATGTAGCTAAACAAGCACCGGAGGATCCACTTTACACAGTAACAGTGAATTCAAAAGGCAAAACGAAGAGGCAAGTT AGGCCTCTCCCAGAAGGCTTATCCAAACGCGATAGAAAAGCGTTAAAGAAGATAAGAAAACGTGCTCATTATCTGGACAAAGGCATGAACATATGTGGTTTCAGGGTGGGCTGGACTTTCTTCATCG GTATCATACCAGGATTAGGCGATGCGGTCGATGCTGGCCTTAACTACTGTCTCGTTGTCAAGCCTGCCAAGAAGCTCGATATACCTGATAGTTTATTGCACAAGATGCTGTTCAACAACGCCATTTCTGCGGGTATTGG ATTGGTCCCTGTAGCCGGAGACATATTCCTAGCTGCGTGGAAAGCCAATTCAAGAAACGCGTTACT TTTGGAAGCTTATTTGACCATCAGGGGACAAGAATACATTGCCGGTTTACGGCGGGAACCTGGAGTAATTGATCGGGCAGAGGCTATTGAGCACGGTATATCACCAGAAGAGCTGAGAAATCTATTCGGACCAGGAGCGGGAATGGATCATCCAGTAGAGGACGATCGGAGTAACCGGGGCTTTTTTGGCGGaaggaagagcaagaaAGATGTTGTTAAGAAGTAA